One window of the Archangium primigenium genome contains the following:
- a CDS encoding hybrid sensor histidine kinase/response regulator, with translation MPPPDFQDLLACVPQGMMRLGADLSVTWVEPDFTAKTGLAVQVGERVLSFLEAGWGRDALERALREGRGHSGHVITAGLRQARVQARPCRTGEEPGTWLLFEPSGTDSEVTFAQALQEIAHEVSETLDVDSVCKAAVVAVVRCAQVRRAEVYLAEEGQPPRRVAVSDLATGAAEPPEMHTDSFAAALATRQPQIGVERGEGAGALYAAVPLLSQKRALGLLVLYKEPGPSFSMRELDLWSAAAGQVAVAVQNARLLREAQAALQVREEFMSIASHELKTPLTPLKLTLFSMERRLAQGQPVELSSVIKSKRQVERLAGLVNDLLDVSRLELGRLTLHPAPLEVGHLVAEVVDQFRHAFERPFSLSVPRERVWVQGDRDRLEQVLVNLLENAHKYSPAGEPICVEVASRDGQAHIHVSDRGIGVPASDQTRLFQRFYRAANSSHRHFGGLGLGLFISDSIARLHGGALSMTSAEGEGSTFTLRLPAMAGGEVRRLPRRVLLLDEDPHQESVAARVLGAEGFEVLTAHDGVEALRRASSQPVDLVLLSSSAPPTHLGIFLAAFAELPRARPIPIVLAGAARPAWAQPDCAQCARPYDDAELLAAVRSVMDLGEDGEDVGPGPVDETPGVLHAPTPVASRASSRLVP, from the coding sequence ATGCCTCCACCCGATTTCCAGGACCTGCTCGCATGCGTCCCCCAGGGGATGATGCGGCTTGGTGCGGACTTGAGCGTCACGTGGGTGGAGCCCGACTTCACCGCCAAGACGGGTCTGGCCGTACAGGTGGGCGAGCGCGTGCTGTCCTTCCTGGAGGCCGGGTGGGGACGCGATGCCCTGGAGCGGGCCCTGCGCGAGGGCCGGGGTCACTCCGGCCATGTCATCACCGCGGGCCTCCGGCAGGCGCGGGTCCAGGCGCGTCCCTGTCGCACGGGGGAGGAGCCGGGCACGTGGCTGCTCTTCGAGCCCTCGGGGACGGACAGCGAGGTGACGTTCGCCCAGGCGCTGCAGGAGATCGCCCACGAGGTGAGCGAGACGCTGGACGTGGACAGCGTGTGCAAGGCGGCGGTGGTGGCCGTGGTGCGCTGTGCCCAGGTGCGCCGCGCCGAGGTGTACCTCGCCGAGGAGGGGCAGCCGCCGCGCCGCGTGGCCGTGTCCGACCTGGCCACCGGGGCCGCGGAGCCGCCCGAGATGCACACCGACTCGTTCGCCGCGGCGCTCGCCACGCGCCAGCCGCAGATTGGCGTGGAGCGCGGCGAGGGCGCGGGCGCGCTGTACGCTGCGGTGCCGCTCTTGTCGCAGAAGCGGGCGCTCGGCCTGCTGGTGCTCTACAAGGAGCCCGGTCCGTCCTTCTCCATGCGCGAGCTGGACCTGTGGAGCGCCGCGGCGGGCCAGGTGGCCGTGGCGGTGCAGAACGCGCGGCTGTTGCGCGAGGCGCAGGCGGCCCTTCAGGTGCGCGAGGAGTTCATGTCCATCGCCTCGCACGAGCTCAAGACGCCGCTCACCCCGCTCAAGCTCACGCTCTTCTCCATGGAGCGGCGGCTCGCCCAGGGCCAGCCCGTGGAGCTCTCCAGCGTCATCAAGTCCAAGCGCCAGGTGGAGCGGCTGGCGGGCCTGGTGAACGACTTGCTGGACGTGTCCCGGCTGGAGCTGGGTCGGCTCACCCTGCACCCCGCGCCCCTGGAAGTGGGCCACCTGGTGGCCGAGGTGGTGGACCAGTTCCGCCATGCCTTCGAGCGGCCCTTCTCGCTGTCCGTGCCCCGCGAGCGCGTCTGGGTCCAGGGAGACCGCGACCGGCTGGAGCAGGTGCTCGTCAACCTGCTGGAGAACGCGCACAAGTACAGCCCCGCGGGCGAGCCCATCTGCGTGGAGGTGGCGTCGCGGGACGGGCAGGCCCACATCCACGTGAGCGACCGGGGCATCGGCGTGCCGGCGTCCGACCAGACGCGCCTCTTCCAGCGCTTCTACCGGGCCGCCAACTCGTCCCACCGCCACTTCGGCGGCCTGGGCCTGGGGCTGTTCATCAGCGACTCGATCGCCCGGCTGCACGGGGGCGCGCTGTCCATGACGAGCGCCGAGGGCGAGGGCTCCACCTTCACCCTGCGACTGCCCGCCATGGCCGGGGGCGAGGTGCGGCGGCTGCCCCGCCGGGTGCTGCTGCTGGACGAGGATCCCCACCAGGAGTCCGTGGCCGCGCGGGTGCTCGGCGCCGAGGGCTTCGAGGTGCTCACCGCCCATGACGGCGTGGAGGCGCTGCGCCGGGCCTCGTCGCAGCCGGTGGACCTGGTGCTGCTGTCGTCGAGCGCGCCGCCCACCCACCTGGGCATCTTCCTGGCGGCGTTCGCGGAGCTGCCGCGCGCCCGGCCCATCCCCATCGTCCTGGCCGGCGCGGCGCGGCCCGCCTGGGCCCAGCCCGACTGCGCCCAGTGCGCCCGTCCGTACGACGACGCGGAACTGCTCGCCGCCGTGCGCTCGGTGATGGACCTGGGGGAGGACGGGGAGGACGTCGGCCCGGGTCCGGTCGATGAGACTCCTGGTGTACTCCACGCGCCCACGCCCGTTGCGTCGCGTGCCTCCTCCCGTCTGGTTCCCTAG
- the gltB gene encoding glutamate synthase large subunit, translating into MSEQGPGRYGLYEPDTEHDACGVGFVAHIRGEKSRSIVEDALELLNRLSHRAAAGKDPDTGDGAGILMQLPHRFFERERLGFALPPRHQYAVGMVFLPADTEARIACEAALEQVTADEGQRVLGWRDVPVEPGHLGKLASEAAPVIRQFFVARRRVVPSAFERKLFRIRKLAERRIRERALDPDGQFHVASFSAETLIYKGLLLPRQLPRFYTDLQHPDCVSALALVHSRFSTNTFPTWELAQPFRYIAHNGEINTLHGNRNWMNARRGLLQSAKFGGSLEPLFPIIVPGKSDSAQFDNMVELLALGGRPLPHAMMMMIPEAWEGHAQMSDDRRAFYEYSSALLEPWDGPAAIAFTDGQLIGATLDRNGLRPARYLVTEDDRIILASETGVIDVPAAQVRRKGRLTPGRMLLVDTREGRILEDEEVKRDITTRWPYRRWLEHNVSTLDDLPTEPALPRPGDEELWRLQRAFGYTDEDLRLLIQPMAESGKEPVGSMGTDTPLAVLSDQAPTLFNYFHQLFAQVTNPPIDPIRESLVMTLATGLGPEGNTFEETPEQCHRLSLPGPILTNGQLATLAAIRNDGIFEPHRLSLVYPVHGQDAAQALATALEQLCNAAVEAVDAGVSVLVLSDRGVDAAHAPIPALLAVSAVHQRLVRDGIRMYTGLVLETAEAREVHHFACLFGYGVSAVNPYLALDTLDALVEAGELKLPVDKARANFVHAVEEGLLKVMSKMGISTLQSYRGAQLFEIVGLERSLVERHFTGTPSRVEGVGLTELGREVDERHARGFGPSAEHEVAQLSVGGQYQWRRRGETHKWNPATIAKLQQAARAHDTAAFAEYSRLADDESRAHCNLRGLLEVVPDLTPVPLEQVESADALVRRFVTGAMSFGSISAEAHETLAIAMNRIGGRSNSGEGGEEPRRYVPDENGDLRKSAIKQVASARFGVTTEYLVNAAELQIKVAQGAKPGEGGQLPGPKVDERIAKVRWSTPGVTLISPPPHHDIYSIEDLAQLIYDLQSVNPTARVSVKLVSEVGVGTVAAGVAKAGAGGVVISGYEGGTGASPLSSVKHAGLPWELGLAEAQQVLVHNGLRGRVRLQVDGGLRTAQDVLVATLLGAEEFGMATASLIALGCIMLRKCHLNTCSVGIATQDAGLRERFHGKPEHVVNFFYMVAEDLRRKMAAMGARKLDDLVGRVDLLRQIPSVKHWKASRVDLSGLLAPSRAPESESRRCETSQIKDVSDHLDHELIQLARATLDGGPPTLLVRPVSNTHRAVGAMLSGDLVRRHGAQGLPDGRLRIRLRGSAGQSFGAFLASGVTLELEGDSNDYLGKGLSGGRVIVYPPQDSRFVPEENVLVGNTVLYGATAGEVYLRGLAGERFAVRNSGAQAVVEGVGDHGCEYMTGGVVVVLGPTGRNFAAGMSGGLAFVLDRDRSFRARCNLEMVELESLVDESELWLVHGMIERHLHHTGSTLARRVLDNWELMVPQFVKVMPTDYKRVLQARRAARRPPPTQLPRLHVVGGE; encoded by the coding sequence ATGTCGGAGCAAGGCCCGGGCCGTTATGGACTGTACGAGCCGGACACCGAACACGATGCGTGTGGTGTGGGGTTCGTGGCCCACATCCGGGGTGAAAAATCGCGGAGCATCGTCGAGGACGCCCTGGAGCTGCTCAATCGATTGAGCCACCGGGCCGCGGCGGGCAAGGATCCCGATACCGGGGATGGCGCCGGCATCCTGATGCAATTGCCGCACCGCTTCTTCGAGCGGGAGCGCCTGGGCTTCGCCCTGCCGCCGCGGCACCAGTACGCGGTGGGCATGGTCTTCCTGCCCGCGGACACCGAGGCGCGCATCGCGTGCGAGGCGGCCCTGGAGCAGGTGACGGCGGACGAGGGTCAGCGGGTGCTCGGCTGGCGCGACGTGCCCGTGGAGCCCGGACACCTGGGCAAGCTCGCGAGCGAGGCCGCCCCCGTCATCCGGCAGTTCTTCGTGGCCCGGCGCCGCGTGGTGCCCAGCGCCTTCGAGCGCAAGCTCTTCCGCATCCGCAAGCTGGCCGAGCGCCGCATCCGCGAGCGGGCGTTGGATCCGGACGGCCAGTTCCACGTGGCGAGCTTCTCGGCGGAGACGCTCATCTACAAGGGCCTCTTGCTGCCGCGCCAGCTGCCGCGCTTCTACACGGACCTGCAGCACCCGGACTGCGTGAGCGCCCTGGCGCTCGTGCACTCGCGCTTCTCCACCAACACCTTCCCCACGTGGGAGCTGGCGCAGCCCTTCCGCTACATCGCCCACAACGGGGAAATCAACACGCTGCACGGCAACCGCAACTGGATGAACGCGCGGCGCGGCCTGTTGCAGTCGGCCAAGTTCGGCGGGAGCCTGGAGCCGCTCTTCCCCATCATCGTCCCGGGCAAGAGCGACTCGGCCCAGTTCGACAACATGGTGGAGCTGCTGGCCCTGGGCGGCCGGCCGCTGCCCCACGCCATGATGATGATGATCCCCGAGGCGTGGGAGGGTCACGCGCAGATGAGCGATGACCGGCGCGCCTTCTACGAGTACTCCAGCGCGCTGCTGGAGCCGTGGGACGGGCCCGCCGCCATCGCCTTCACCGACGGGCAGCTCATCGGCGCCACCCTGGACCGCAACGGCCTGCGCCCCGCGCGCTACCTCGTCACCGAGGACGACCGCATCATCCTCGCCTCGGAGACGGGCGTCATCGACGTGCCCGCCGCCCAGGTGCGGCGCAAGGGCCGGCTCACCCCGGGCCGCATGCTGCTCGTGGACACGCGCGAGGGCCGCATCCTGGAGGACGAGGAGGTCAAGCGCGACATCACCACGCGCTGGCCCTACCGCCGCTGGCTCGAGCACAACGTGTCCACCCTGGACGACCTGCCCACGGAGCCCGCGCTCCCGCGGCCCGGGGACGAGGAGCTGTGGCGGCTGCAGCGCGCCTTCGGCTACACGGACGAGGACCTGCGCCTGCTCATCCAGCCCATGGCGGAGAGCGGCAAGGAGCCCGTGGGCTCCATGGGCACGGACACGCCGCTCGCGGTGCTCAGCGACCAGGCGCCCACGCTCTTCAACTACTTCCACCAGCTCTTCGCGCAGGTGACCAATCCGCCCATCGACCCCATCCGCGAGTCGCTGGTGATGACGCTCGCCACGGGGCTGGGCCCCGAGGGCAACACCTTCGAGGAGACGCCGGAGCAGTGCCACCGCCTGTCCCTGCCGGGCCCCATCCTCACCAACGGGCAGCTGGCCACCCTGGCCGCCATCCGCAATGACGGCATCTTCGAGCCGCATCGCCTGAGCCTCGTCTATCCGGTGCACGGGCAGGACGCCGCCCAGGCGCTGGCGACGGCGCTCGAGCAGCTGTGCAACGCGGCGGTGGAGGCGGTGGACGCGGGCGTGAGCGTGCTGGTGCTCAGCGACCGGGGCGTGGACGCGGCCCATGCGCCCATTCCCGCGCTGCTCGCCGTGTCGGCGGTGCACCAGCGGCTCGTGCGCGATGGCATCCGCATGTACACGGGCCTCGTGCTGGAGACGGCCGAGGCGCGCGAGGTGCACCACTTCGCCTGCCTCTTCGGCTACGGCGTGTCCGCGGTCAACCCGTACCTGGCCCTGGACACCCTCGACGCCCTGGTGGAGGCGGGCGAGCTGAAGCTGCCCGTGGACAAGGCGCGGGCCAACTTCGTGCACGCGGTGGAGGAGGGCCTGCTCAAGGTGATGAGCAAGATGGGCATCTCCACGCTCCAGTCCTACCGCGGCGCGCAGCTCTTCGAGATCGTCGGCCTGGAGCGCTCCCTGGTGGAGCGCCACTTCACCGGCACGCCCTCGCGCGTGGAGGGCGTGGGCCTCACCGAGCTGGGCCGCGAGGTGGACGAGCGCCACGCGCGGGGCTTCGGCCCCTCGGCCGAGCACGAGGTGGCGCAGCTGAGCGTGGGCGGCCAGTACCAGTGGCGCCGCCGGGGCGAGACGCACAAGTGGAACCCGGCCACCATCGCCAAGCTGCAGCAGGCCGCGCGCGCCCATGACACGGCCGCGTTCGCCGAGTACTCGCGGCTGGCGGACGACGAGTCGCGCGCGCACTGCAACCTGCGCGGCCTCTTGGAGGTGGTGCCGGACCTCACGCCCGTGCCCCTGGAGCAGGTGGAGTCCGCGGACGCCCTCGTGCGGCGCTTCGTCACGGGCGCCATGTCCTTTGGCTCCATCAGCGCCGAGGCCCACGAGACGCTCGCCATCGCGATGAACCGCATCGGCGGGCGCTCCAACAGCGGCGAGGGCGGCGAGGAGCCCCGGCGCTACGTGCCGGACGAGAACGGCGATTTGCGCAAGAGCGCCATCAAGCAGGTGGCCAGCGCCCGCTTCGGCGTCACCACCGAGTACCTGGTCAACGCCGCCGAATTGCAGATCAAGGTGGCCCAGGGCGCCAAGCCGGGCGAGGGCGGTCAGCTGCCCGGACCCAAGGTGGACGAGCGCATCGCCAAGGTGCGCTGGAGCACCCCCGGGGTGACGCTCATCTCCCCGCCGCCGCACCACGACATCTACTCCATCGAGGACCTGGCGCAGCTCATCTACGACCTGCAGTCCGTCAACCCCACGGCGCGCGTGAGCGTGAAGCTCGTGAGCGAGGTGGGCGTGGGCACGGTGGCCGCGGGCGTGGCCAAGGCGGGCGCGGGCGGCGTGGTCATCTCCGGCTACGAGGGCGGCACGGGCGCCTCGCCCCTGTCCAGCGTCAAGCACGCGGGCCTGCCCTGGGAGCTGGGTCTGGCCGAGGCGCAGCAGGTGCTCGTGCACAACGGCCTGCGCGGGCGCGTGCGCCTTCAGGTGGACGGCGGCCTGCGCACCGCCCAGGACGTGCTCGTCGCCACGCTCCTGGGCGCCGAGGAGTTCGGCATGGCCACCGCGAGCCTCATCGCGCTCGGCTGCATCATGCTGCGCAAGTGCCACCTCAACACCTGCTCGGTGGGCATCGCCACCCAGGACGCGGGGCTGCGCGAGCGCTTCCACGGCAAGCCCGAGCACGTGGTGAACTTCTTCTACATGGTGGCCGAGGACCTGCGCCGCAAGATGGCCGCCATGGGCGCGCGCAAGCTCGACGACCTGGTGGGCCGGGTGGACCTCTTGCGGCAGATTCCCTCGGTGAAGCACTGGAAGGCGAGCCGCGTGGACCTCTCGGGCCTGCTCGCGCCCTCGCGCGCCCCGGAGTCCGAGTCCCGGCGCTGCGAGACGTCCCAGATCAAGGACGTGTCGGACCACCTGGACCACGAGCTCATCCAGCTCGCGCGCGCCACGCTGGACGGCGGGCCGCCCACGCTGCTCGTGCGCCCGGTGAGCAACACCCACCGCGCCGTGGGCGCCATGCTCTCGGGCGACCTCGTGCGCCGCCACGGAGCCCAGGGCCTGCCGGATGGCCGGCTGCGCATCCGCCTCCGGGGCTCGGCGGGTCAGAGCTTCGGCGCGTTCCTCGCCAGCGGCGTGACGCTGGAGCTGGAGGGCGACTCCAACGACTACCTCGGCAAGGGCCTGTCCGGCGGGCGCGTCATCGTCTACCCGCCCCAGGACAGCCGCTTCGTGCCCGAGGAGAACGTGCTCGTGGGCAACACGGTGCTCTACGGCGCCACGGCCGGCGAGGTGTACCTGCGGGGCCTCGCGGGCGAGCGCTTCGCGGTGCGCAACAGCGGCGCCCAGGCGGTGGTGGAGGGCGTGGGCGACCACGGCTGCGAGTACATGACGGGCGGTGTGGTGGTGGTGCTCGGGCCCACCGGGCGCAACTTCGCCGCCGGCATGAGCGGAGGCCTGGCCTTCGTGCTCGACCGCGACCGCTCCTTCCGCGCGCGCTGCAACCTGGAGATGGTGGAGCTGGAGTCGCTGGTGGACGAGTCCGAACTGTGGCTCGTGCACGGGATGATCGAGCGGCACCTGCACCACACCGGCAGTACGCTGGCGCGGCGGGTGCTCGACAACTGGGAGCTGATGGTGCCGCAGTTCGTGAAGGTGATGCCGACC